The following coding sequences lie in one Cannabis sativa cultivar Pink pepper isolate KNU-18-1 chromosome 5, ASM2916894v1, whole genome shotgun sequence genomic window:
- the LOC133038450 gene encoding uncharacterized protein LOC133038450, translating into MNENLFSNTPLKLSKVDETTLSLSLRIANLELDTTLRNLLIPSTSCRHSVQNIKDVIDNTAKYKARKSKTTSSPSPQKKPTSKSSRAAGNEPGHAPMVRPRMSSSTSTRQSTRTRHDQFLPALKELPEGHPSRNVVDIIFHTSWSPKSFSGRIEMIFKVQNGSKAAARFEEYRELVKIRAGSGSPAGETACKEENARCVADGNEVMGFHCLGPTSGGGAYDACSGAWAFPAGNKGSVICTYSGSGGAHESAGGGRGMRAMLLCRVIAGRVSKSLGIDSLLNGRVGLDSVSGESGELLVFDSRAVLPCFLIIYKL; encoded by the exons ATGAA TGAGAACCTATTCTCTAACACCCCCCTCAAACTCAGTAAGGTTGATGAAACAACACTGAGTTTGTCTCTAAGAATTGCAAATCTGGAGCTGGACACAACTTTG AGAAACCTCCTCATACCCAGTACAAGCTGTAGACATAGTGTTCAAAACATTAAAGATGTGATTGATAACACTGCCAAATACAAGGCCAGAAAGTCCAAAACGACGTCGTCGCCGTCGCCTCAGAAAAAACCGACTTCTAAATCTTCGAGAGCCGCCGGGAACGAACCGGGTCATGCTCCCATGGTGAGACCGAGAATGAGCTCTTCGACTTCGACCCGTCAGAGTACTCGCACCCGCCACGACCAGTTCCTCCCGGCGTTAAAGGAGCTACCGGAGGGTCACCCGTCTCGTAACGTGGTGGATATTATATTCCACACTAGCTGGAGCCCCAAGTCTTTCTCGGGTCGGATCGAGATGATATTCAAGGTCCAAAACGGGTCGAAGGCTGCGGCTAGGTTCGAGGAGTATCGCGAACTCGTTAAGATCCGGGCCGGGTCGGGCAGCCCAGCCGGCGAGACCGCGTGCAAGGAGGAGAATGCGCGGTGCGTAGCGGACGGGAATGAGGTCATGGGTTTTCATTGTCTCGGACCCACGTCAGGTGGCGGTGCGTACGACGCGTGTAGCGGCGCGTGGGCTTTTCCGGCAGGTAATAAAGGGTCGGTGATATGCACGTATTCTGGTAGCGGTGGGGCCCATGAGAGCGCCGGCGGAGGGAGAGGAATGAGAGCCATGTTACTCTGCCGAGTCATTGCTGGCCGAGTCTCCAAATCACTCGGGATCGACTCGTTGTTGAATGGCCGAGTTGGGTTGGACTCAGTGAGTGGGGAAAGTGGCGAGTTGCTCGTGTTTGACTCACGTGCCGTTTTGCCTTGTTTCCTTATTATCTACAAATTGTAA
- the LOC115715776 gene encoding uncharacterized protein LOC115715776 codes for MASSWVKSLQCKSKAFEDVYQPKPRNLLIPSTSCRHSVQNIKDVIDNTAKYKARKSKTTSSPSPQKKPTSKSSRAAGNEPGHAPMVRPRMSSSTSTRQSTRTRHDQFLPALKELPEGHPSRNVVDIIFHTSWSPKSFSGRIEMIFKVQNGSKAAARFEEYRELVKIRAGSGSPAGETACKEENARCVADGNEVMGFHCLGPTSGGGAYDACSGAWAFPAGNKGSVICTYSGSGGAHESAGGGRGMRAMLLCRVIAGRVSKSLGIDSLLNGRVGLDSVSGESGELLVFDSRAVLPCFLIIYKL; via the coding sequence ATGGCGAGTAGTTGGGTCAAGTCTTTACAATGCAAATCGAAAGCTTTCGAAGACGTTTACCaacccaaacccagaaaccTCCTCATACCCAGTACAAGCTGTAGACATAGTGTTCAAAACATTAAAGATGTGATTGATAACACTGCCAAATACAAGGCCAGAAAGTCCAAAACGACGTCGTCGCCGTCGCCTCAGAAAAAACCGACTTCTAAATCTTCGAGAGCCGCCGGGAACGAACCGGGTCATGCTCCCATGGTGAGACCGAGAATGAGCTCTTCGACTTCGACCCGTCAGAGTACTCGCACCCGCCACGACCAGTTCCTCCCGGCGTTAAAGGAGCTACCGGAGGGTCACCCGTCTCGTAACGTGGTGGATATTATATTCCACACTAGCTGGAGCCCCAAGTCTTTCTCGGGTCGGATCGAGATGATATTCAAGGTCCAAAACGGGTCGAAGGCTGCGGCTAGGTTCGAGGAGTATCGCGAACTCGTTAAGATCCGGGCCGGGTCGGGCAGCCCAGCCGGCGAGACCGCATGCAAGGAGGAGAATGCGCGGTGCGTAGCGGACGGGAATGAGGTCATGGGTTTTCACTGTCTCGGACCCACGTCAGGTGGCGGTGCGTACGACGCGTGTAGCGGCGCGTGGGCTTTTCCGGCAGGTAATAAAGGGTCGGTGATATGCACGTATTCTGGTAGCGGTGGGGCCCATGAGAGTGCCGGCGGAGGGAGAGGAATGAGAGCCATGTTACTCTGCCGAGTCATTGCTGGCCGAGTCTCCAAATCACTCGGGATCGACTCGTTGTTGAATGGCCGAGTTGGGTTGGACTCAGTGAGTGGGGAAAGTGGCGAGTTGCTTGTGTTTGACTCACGTGCCGTTTTGCCTTGTTTCCTTATTATCTACAAATTGTAA
- the LOC133038451 gene encoding uncharacterized mitochondrial protein AtMg00810-like, whose product MQEAKSIITPMQYGLTLSKFGSDPVQDPTQYKSVVGALQYATITRPEIAFSVNKVSQFMQSPLEAHWIVVKRIFRYLPGTIDYGIHLTKCNDFHIEAFCDVDWASDPDDRRSTSEYCMFLRSNLVAWKSKKQQTISKSSTEDEF is encoded by the coding sequence ATGCAAGAAGCTAAAAGCATCATTACTCCTATGCAATATGGTTTGACACTCTCCAAGTTTGGTAGTGATCCTGTTCAAGATCCAACACAGTACAAATCTGTTGTAGGAGCATTGCAGTATGCCACTATAACTAGACCAGAAATTGCATTTTCAGTCAACAAAGTTTCACAGTTCATGCAATCCCCTTTGGAAGCTCATTGGATTGTTGTAAAAAGAATTTTCAGATACCTTCCTGGCACTATTGACTATGGAATTCATCTAACAAAGTGCAATGATTTTCATATCGAGGCATTTTGTGATGTTGATTGGGCGTCCGATCCTGATGATAGACGCTCAACCAGTGAATATTGTATGTTTCTTAGATCGAACTTAGTTGCTTGGAAGTCTAAAAAGCAACAAACAATTTCCAAGTCATCAACAGAAGATGAATTTTGA